In a single window of the Patescibacteria group bacterium genome:
- the rsmA gene encoding 16S rRNA (adenine(1518)-N(6)/adenine(1519)-N(6))-dimethyltransferase RsmA, with protein MKYKKRLGQNFLINKSALKKIVDALEIKKDDIVVEIGAGSGNLTSEIFRKTPFVIAVEKDKEWIEILKKRLGVFKNEWPKIIEADIRDVLEEISKTYKNYKIIGNIPYYLTGQLLRIFQKLRNPPQLIVLMLQKEVAQKILASPPNANLLSNIVNLWSKPRLVFNLKSKDFYPPPKVSSAVIKLEVLSTGKRLKNEEEIIELLKIAFKQPRKTLLNNLSSKFDKEKIRKILAELNLSEKLRPSELSLQLWITLAEKLNK; from the coding sequence ATGAAATATAAAAAAAGATTAGGACAAAATTTTTTGATTAATAAATCAGCATTAAAAAAAATTGTCGATGCTTTGGAAATTAAAAAAGATGATATTGTTGTTGAAATTGGCGCTGGCAGTGGCAATTTAACCAGTGAGATTTTTAGAAAAACTCCTTTTGTTATTGCGGTTGAAAAAGATAAAGAATGGATTGAAATTCTAAAAAAACGTTTAGGAGTTTTTAAAAATGAATGGCCGAAAATTATTGAAGCAGATATTCGTGATGTTTTAGAAGAAATTTCAAAAACTTATAAAAATTATAAAATCATTGGTAATATCCCTTATTACTTGACTGGTCAACTTTTGCGCATTTTTCAGAAATTAAGAAACCCACCCCAATTAATTGTTTTGATGCTCCAAAAAGAAGTGGCTCAAAAAATTTTGGCCAGCCCACCAAACGCTAATTTATTATCGAATATAGTTAATCTTTGGTCTAAACCCCGATTGGTTTTTAATTTAAAATCAAAAGATTTTTATCCGCCGCCTAAAGTGTCATCAGCGGTAATTAAATTGGAAGTTTTGTCTACTGGTAAAAGATTAAAAAATGAGGAAGAAATAATAGAATTATTAAAAATTGCTTTTAAACAACCACGAAAAACGCTTTTGAATAATTTGTCAAGTAAATTTGATAAAGAAAAAATTAGAAAAATCTTAGCGGAATTAAATTTGTCTGAAAAATTAAGACCTTCTGAATTATCGCTTCAATTGTGGATAACTTTGGCAGAAAAACTTAATAAATAA
- a CDS encoding PrgI family protein codes for MPTTQVPQFINLESKIVGPLTLRQFLFLGGGGVLIFILNSILTTGLWILVSIVIGLISIALAFVKINEQPLHKILINALKFYINPRLYTWKKPQATKPLLKETKPIVAKKEEKKRLTVEELEAIAKQLEEKNNQ; via the coding sequence ATGCCGACAACACAAGTTCCACAATTTATTAATTTAGAAAGCAAAATTGTTGGGCCGTTAACCCTTCGTCAATTTTTATTTCTGGGGGGCGGAGGAGTTTTAATTTTTATTTTAAATTCTATTTTAACAACAGGTCTATGGATTTTAGTAAGCATTGTTATTGGTTTAATTTCAATTGCTTTGGCTTTTGTGAAAATTAACGAGCAGCCGCTTCATAAAATCCTAATCAACGCTTTAAAATTTTATATTAATCCTCGTTTATATACTTGGAAAAAACCACAAGCAACAAAGCCATTATTAAAAGAAACAAAACCAATTGTTGCTAAAAAAGAAGAAAAAAAGCGATTAACCGTCGAAGAATTAGAAGCAATAGCTAAACAATTAGAAGAAAAAAATAATCAATAA
- a CDS encoding ATP-binding protein, translating to MPFLPFSSKKDEEIKIPKPSRTGLQTIREILTPPALEIESTYVRLGDLYTKTYYIISYPRYLTSGWFSPVLNIDQTVDVSIFVQPVDTGVALKQLRRKVAQVEAQLLEREEKGLVRDPVLETAYQDLENLRDALQQAREKLFEVGVYIAIYASNLKELEEIEQKIISFLEGRMVYIKPALFQQSEGLLSCFPLNKDYLSVHSTLNSSPVSTFFPFISLDLTSDKGIFYGINRHNNSLIIFDRFSLENGNMVIFAKSGSGKSYFCKLEVLRSLMMGTDVIIIDPEKEYQHLAETVGGSFINISLTSEHHINPFDLPPPRPDEKPEEVLKSNILNLTGLLRIMLGELTSEQIGILDRAIAETYASRDITPESDFTKLTPPLMEDLQAVLENMEGGAELADRLFKFTRGTFAGFLNKPTNVDIDNRLVVFAIRDLEDELRPIAMYMVLNFIWNLIRSQLKRRILIVDEAWWMMKYPAGADFLFGLVKRCRKYHMGVTTITQDVEDFIRTPQGKPIITNSALQLLLKQSPASIEVVAETFNLTEAEKQLLLSANVGEGIFFAGAKHVAIKVIASYTEDQIITTNPAQMLQIEKAKEMFDKSFGA from the coding sequence ATGCCATTTTTACCTTTTTCATCAAAAAAAGACGAAGAAATAAAAATTCCGAAACCATCGCGAACGGGCTTGCAAACCATTAGAGAAATTTTAACCCCACCCGCTTTGGAGATAGAGTCAACATATGTACGCCTGGGCGATTTGTATACCAAAACTTACTATATTATTTCGTATCCGCGCTATCTTACTTCTGGTTGGTTTTCGCCTGTCCTCAATATTGACCAAACAGTTGATGTTTCTATTTTTGTTCAGCCAGTTGATACAGGAGTAGCCTTAAAACAATTACGAAGAAAAGTAGCTCAAGTAGAAGCTCAACTTTTAGAAAGAGAAGAAAAGGGATTGGTGAGAGATCCAGTGTTAGAAACCGCTTATCAAGATTTAGAAAACTTACGTGACGCCTTGCAGCAAGCAAGAGAAAAACTTTTTGAAGTCGGTGTTTATATTGCTATTTACGCCTCTAATCTCAAAGAATTGGAAGAAATTGAGCAGAAAATTATAAGTTTCTTGGAGGGGAGAATGGTCTATATAAAACCAGCACTTTTTCAACAATCGGAGGGGTTATTATCTTGCTTTCCTTTGAATAAGGATTATTTGAGCGTTCATTCAACATTGAATTCTTCGCCTGTTTCTACTTTTTTCCCTTTTATTTCTTTGGATTTAACTTCAGATAAAGGAATTTTTTACGGCATTAATCGACATAATAATAGTTTGATTATTTTTGATAGGTTCTCTTTAGAAAATGGTAATATGGTAATTTTTGCTAAATCCGGTAGCGGTAAATCTTATTTTTGTAAATTGGAGGTTTTGCGTTCTTTAATGATGGGAACCGATGTAATTATTATTGATCCCGAGAAAGAATACCAGCATTTAGCAGAAACAGTTGGAGGTTCATTTATAAATATTTCTTTAACTTCAGAGCACCATATTAATCCTTTTGATTTGCCACCGCCTCGTCCTGATGAAAAACCCGAAGAGGTTTTGAAATCAAACATTTTAAATCTTACGGGTTTATTAAGAATTATGCTTGGTGAATTAACTTCTGAACAAATTGGAATTTTGGATAGAGCGATTGCTGAAACTTATGCCTCCCGCGATATTACTCCAGAAAGCGATTTTACCAAATTAACTCCCCCATTAATGGAGGATTTGCAAGCGGTGTTGGAAAATATGGAGGGTGGTGCTGAATTGGCTGATAGATTATTTAAATTTACGCGAGGCACTTTCGCTGGTTTTCTCAATAAACCCACTAATGTTGATATTGATAATCGTTTGGTTGTTTTTGCCATTCGTGATTTAGAAGATGAGCTGCGGCCAATTGCAATGTATATGGTTTTGAATTTTATTTGGAATTTAATTCGTTCGCAACTAAAAAGAAGAATTTTGATTGTTGATGAAGCATGGTGGATGATGAAATATCCAGCAGGCGCAGATTTCTTGTTTGGATTAGTAAAGCGTTGTCGAAAATATCATATGGGCGTGACAACAATTACCCAAGATGTTGAAGATTTTATAAGAACGCCGCAAGGGAAACCAATTATCACAAATTCCGCGTTGCAATTGCTTTTAAAGCAATCGCCTGCTTCTATTGAGGTGGTAGCCGAAACATTTAATTTAACTGAAGCAGAGAAACAATTGCTTTTAAGCGCTAATGTAGGAGAGGGGATATTTTTTGCGGGTGCAAAACATGTGGCTATTAAAGTAATTGCCTCTTATACCGAGGATCAGATAATTACTACCAATCCAGCTCAAATGCTTCAAATTGAAAAAGCCAAAGAAATGTTTGATAAAAGCTTTGGGGCATAG
- a CDS encoding YidC/Oxa1 family membrane protein insertase, protein MSNFFHLIFIQPIFNLLIGIYNFLPWHDIGVATIILTVFIRLILAPLFYKSSKQQLLMNKLQPEIQKIQKEYKDDKEKLAKAQMELFSKHKVNPFSNCFLILLQLPIMFAVYRVFLMGFSNEVLTNNLYSFVNMPQNINPFFLGIINLNKANIFIAILSAVLQFISTKIIMPSAPQPSKANVLENPAQKMTAVLQKQMLFIGPIMTFIILVGLPSILGIYWSITTVISIIQQKIIQKKLSVETKPTTSNNGTNN, encoded by the coding sequence ATGAGTAATTTTTTTCATCTTATCTTCATTCAGCCGATATTCAATCTTTTAATAGGAATATATAATTTTCTTCCTTGGCATGATATTGGTGTAGCTACCATTATTTTAACCGTTTTTATTCGTCTAATTTTAGCCCCGCTCTTTTATAAAAGCAGCAAACAACAATTATTAATGAATAAATTACAGCCGGAAATTCAAAAAATTCAAAAAGAATACAAAGACGATAAAGAAAAATTAGCCAAAGCCCAAATGGAACTTTTTAGCAAGCACAAAGTTAATCCTTTCAGTAATTGTTTTTTGATTTTACTTCAACTACCTATTATGTTCGCTGTTTATCGAGTTTTTTTGATGGGTTTTAGCAATGAAGTTTTAACAAATAATTTATATTCTTTTGTTAATATGCCCCAAAATATAAATCCTTTCTTTTTAGGCATTATCAATCTAAATAAGGCCAATATTTTTATTGCTATTCTCAGCGCAGTTTTACAATTTATTTCAACCAAAATTATTATGCCCTCCGCCCCCCAACCTTCTAAAGCTAATGTTTTAGAAAATCCCGCTCAAAAAATGACAGCTGTTTTACAAAAACAAATGCTTTTTATTGGACCAATTATGACATTTATAATTTTGGTTGGCTTGCCATCAATTTTAGGCATTTATTGGTCTATAACAACAGTCATTAGCATTATTCAGCAAAAAATTATTCAAAAAAAATTATCGGTCGAGACAAAACCCACCACTTCAAACAATGGAACAAATAATTAA
- the yidD gene encoding membrane protein insertion efficiency factor YidD — protein sequence MKYLLLGVIKFYRVFFSPQTGLFKNFYFFPAHCHFEHEESCSLFAYNAINKYGCFKGLKMAFLRFCRCSGFIK from the coding sequence ATGAAATATCTTCTCTTAGGTGTAATAAAATTTTATCGGGTTTTTTTCTCCCCCCAAACGGGATTATTTAAAAATTTTTACTTCTTTCCCGCCCACTGCCATTTCGAACACGAAGAATCTTGCTCTCTTTTTGCTTATAATGCTATTAATAAATATGGCTGTTTTAAAGGCCTAAAAATGGCTTTTTTGAGATTCTGTCGATGTAGTGGATTTATCAAATAA
- the rnpA gene encoding ribonuclease P protein component: MKKAQIIRKTKDFKFIFKNGQREKNSDLTIIYLFNPENKNNRFAFLISKKISKKACKRNLLKRRLKAICDQIDFKKSGYDIVFIPRPSLLAKNFSELKDLTERLMQKANLI; the protein is encoded by the coding sequence ATGAAAAAGGCGCAAATCATTCGGAAAACAAAAGATTTCAAATTTATTTTTAAAAATGGGCAGAGGGAAAAAAATTCGGACTTAACAATTATTTATTTATTCAATCCAGAAAATAAGAACAATCGCTTTGCTTTTTTAATCAGTAAAAAAATTTCTAAAAAAGCTTGCAAACGCAATTTGTTAAAAAGACGTCTCAAAGCCATTTGCGATCAAATAGATTTTAAAAAGAGTGGTTATGATATCGTCTTTATCCCTCGCCCGTCCCTACTTGCGAAGAATTTTTCCGAATTGAAAGATTTGACCGAAAGATTAATGCAGAAAGCAAACTTAATTTAA
- the rpmH gene encoding 50S ribosomal protein L34, with protein MSTTYQPKKRKRKKTHGFLVRMRRPGGKRVIKRRRQKGRYRLSV; from the coding sequence ATGTCGACTACTTATCAACCTAAAAAAAGAAAAAGAAAGAAAACGCATGGGTTTCTAGTAAGAATGAGGAGGCCTGGTGGGAAGAGAGTAATAAAAAGACGACGCCAGAAAGGTCGTTATCGTCTCAGTGTCTAA
- a CDS encoding sigma-70 family RNA polymerase sigma factor: MPEISEKDIKILIRKIKKGDKEAFGEIYELFAERIFRYIYFKVGKKEEAEDLTQQVFVRVWESLDDFKFRKNPFSSWVYRIAHNLVVDFYRKQKDVLSLNDDIKIEIVDSLDLDERLYYKEEVKKILSLINRLPQEQKDILILRFVDDLSYGEIARIMKKSPLTLRVLQHRALKKLKELLGSRGDNN; this comes from the coding sequence ATGCCTGAAATTTCTGAGAAAGATATAAAAATATTGATAAGAAAAATAAAAAAAGGTGATAAAGAAGCATTTGGAGAAATTTATGAGTTATTTGCTGAACGAATTTTCCGCTATATCTATTTCAAAGTCGGGAAGAAGGAAGAGGCCGAAGATTTAACTCAACAAGTATTTGTGAGAGTTTGGGAATCTCTCGATGATTTTAAATTTAGAAAAAATCCTTTTAGTAGTTGGGTTTATAGAATTGCCCATAATTTGGTTGTTGATTTTTATCGAAAACAAAAAGACGTTTTAAGTTTAAATGATGATATTAAGATAGAGATTGTAGATTCATTAGATTTGGATGAACGTTTATATTATAAAGAAGAAGTTAAAAAAATTTTAAGCTTAATTAATCGATTGCCGCAGGAACAAAAAGATATTTTAATTTTGCGTTTTGTTGACGATCTTTCTTATGGCGAAATTGCCAGAATTATGAAAAAAAGCCCTTTAACTTTGCGTGTTTTACAACATCGGGCATTGAAAAAATTAAAAGAATTGCTAGGTAGTCGAGGTGACAATAATTAA
- a CDS encoding HU family DNA-binding protein — protein MTKEGLVEAILSKFELASKKQAREIVETIFETIKQTMARGEEVAISGFGTFRVARRAAREGINPRTGEKIQIAASIKPKFRASKALKEAIK, from the coding sequence ATGACAAAAGAAGGATTAGTCGAGGCTATTTTAAGCAAATTTGAATTAGCCAGCAAAAAACAGGCCCGCGAAATTGTTGAAACTATCTTTGAAACCATTAAACAAACAATGGCTCGCGGTGAAGAAGTAGCTATCAGTGGATTTGGCACTTTTAGAGTAGCTCGTAGAGCAGCTCGCGAAGGTATTAATCCTCGTACTGGTGAAAAAATCCAAATTGCCGCTTCTATTAAACCAAAATTCCGCGCCAGCAAAGCCTTAAAGGAAGCTATAAAATAA
- the rny gene encoding ribonuclease Y, with translation METLILVSLATLLLGIFIGYLARQNIVKRQIDSAEQKIRTQLEEAKTKAKEIILAAKDKAAAILDEAQKEEKERKKELSAFEQRLNRREELLNQKLTETEAKNRSLEENIKKVKEIKEKVEEIRQEAQKELERIAGLSEEEAKKELFEKIENTHRQEIVELLKRMEREKRDEIEKQAFNILETAIQRFSRSVSSEVTTSSFSIPDEETKGKIIGREGRNIRTLERLTGVDIIIDESPDTITLSSFDPLRRELARIALEKLIKDGRIQPAKIEEKVEEAQKELNEKIKEAGENAAYELGILDLPKELIYLLGRLNYRTSYGQNVLQHSIEAAHLAKMLAAELGANVEVAKKAALLHDIGKAIDHEVEGTHVELGRKILQKYGISEEIIKAIEAHHEDYPFETPESFIVAAAEATSASRPGARRDSLENYLKRLENLEKIALSFEGVQKAYAIQAGRELRVFVIPEKIDDLGALNLAKQIANRIHDELNYPGEIKVNVIRETRAVEYAR, from the coding sequence ATGGAGACGCTTATTTTAGTATCTTTAGCAACTTTACTTTTAGGAATTTTTATTGGTTACTTGGCGCGACAAAATATTGTCAAACGCCAAATTGATTCGGCCGAACAAAAAATTAGAACACAATTAGAAGAGGCCAAAACCAAGGCCAAAGAAATTATTCTAGCCGCCAAAGATAAAGCCGCGGCTATTTTGGATGAAGCTCAAAAAGAAGAAAAAGAGCGCAAGAAAGAACTTTCGGCTTTTGAACAACGTCTTAATCGTCGTGAGGAATTGCTTAATCAAAAACTCACCGAAACCGAAGCTAAAAATCGTTCTTTAGAAGAAAATATTAAGAAAGTAAAGGAAATCAAAGAAAAAGTGGAGGAAATCCGCCAAGAAGCGCAAAAAGAACTAGAAAGAATTGCTGGATTAAGTGAAGAAGAGGCTAAAAAAGAATTATTTGAAAAGATAGAAAATACCCACCGCCAAGAAATTGTTGAATTATTGAAACGAATGGAAAGAGAAAAACGCGATGAGATAGAAAAACAAGCTTTTAATATCCTTGAAACCGCCATCCAACGCTTTAGCCGATCAGTTAGCAGTGAAGTAACAACCTCTTCTTTCTCTATTCCTGATGAAGAAACAAAAGGTAAAATCATTGGCCGAGAAGGTAGAAATATTCGTACTTTGGAACGTTTAACAGGCGTGGATATTATTATCGACGAATCGCCAGATACAATTACTTTATCTTCTTTTGATCCTTTAAGACGAGAGTTGGCGCGTATTGCCTTAGAAAAACTTATCAAAGACGGCCGCATCCAACCAGCCAAAATTGAAGAAAAGGTTGAAGAAGCGCAGAAAGAATTAAATGAAAAAATCAAAGAAGCGGGAGAAAACGCAGCTTATGAATTGGGAATTTTGGATTTACCAAAAGAACTTATTTATCTTTTGGGTAGACTAAATTATCGAACAAGTTATGGGCAAAATGTTCTGCAACATTCAATTGAGGCCGCTCATTTAGCTAAAATGTTGGCTGCTGAACTGGGCGCTAATGTTGAAGTGGCAAAAAAAGCTGCACTACTACATGATATTGGAAAGGCCATCGATCATGAAGTTGAAGGCACTCATGTTGAACTAGGCAGAAAAATTCTTCAAAAATATGGCATTTCCGAAGAAATCATTAAAGCCATTGAAGCGCATCATGAAGATTATCCATTTGAAACCCCGGAATCATTTATTGTGGCCGCAGCTGAAGCAACTTCTGCCAGTCGCCCAGGTGCCAGACGTGATAGTTTGGAAAATTATCTTAAACGCTTGGAAAACCTTGAAAAAATTGCTCTTTCTTTCGAGGGAGTCCAAAAAGCGTATGCTATTCAAGCTGGACGCGAATTAAGAGTTTTCGTCATTCCTGAAAAAATTGATGACTTGGGTGCCTTAAATTTAGCCAAACAAATAGCTAATCGAATTCACGATGAACTAAATTATCCTGGAGAAATTAAGGTTAATGTTATTCGTGAAACCAGAGCTGTTGAATATGCCCGTTAA
- a CDS encoding HypC/HybG/HupF family hydrogenase formation chaperone — protein MCLATPMKIIKIEKDKAIVEGEGHTHTIDISLIKNKHPKKGDYVLAHGDLAIHKLPLKEAKKILNFVKGSHHHDTH, from the coding sequence ATGTGTCTAGCAACGCCAATGAAAATTATAAAAATTGAAAAAGATAAAGCAATTGTTGAAGGTGAGGGGCATACACACACAATTGACATCTCTTTAATTAAAAATAAACATCCGAAAAAAGGGGATTATGTTTTAGCTCATGGCGATTTAGCCATTCATAAGCTTCCCTTGAAAGAAGCAAAAAAGATATTAAACTTTGTAAAGGGAAGTCATCACCATGACACCCATTAG
- a CDS encoding DUF6390 family protein, whose protein sequence is MEGLKLAARYSYVCERARLLKLADDLRNFFQYGMGDFQKIENILKGLASYDFYRKIAHLNNRNVFDEEVVSFYWKGSPKLKGWEYIHNGSTLVPIIRLRMNLIEPELVDECIVHLAKVTESCADGDFWVKYNPIIKTKKGLKLNGTIELKVKNELGLELKKGDWVTIHFRRIIEKISKQEADNLLKLTKKNLTNFNKKNQKA, encoded by the coding sequence ATGGAAGGATTAAAATTAGCGGCAAGATATTCTTATGTTTGTGAAAGGGCGAGGTTGTTAAAGCTGGCTGATGATTTAAGAAATTTTTTCCAATACGGAATGGGTGATTTTCAAAAAATCGAAAACATTTTGAAAGGATTAGCCAGTTATGATTTTTACCGAAAGATCGCTCATTTAAATAACAGAAACGTTTTTGATGAAGAAGTCGTTTCTTTTTATTGGAAGGGCAGCCCAAAGTTAAAAGGGTGGGAGTATATTCATAATGGTTCAACTCTTGTACCAATTATTCGTTTACGGATGAATTTAATTGAGCCGGAATTGGTTGATGAATGCATTGTTCATCTGGCAAAGGTGACAGAAAGTTGTGCTGATGGTGATTTTTGGGTAAAGTACAATCCGATTATTAAAACCAAAAAGGGATTAAAATTGAATGGTACAATTGAATTGAAAGTTAAAAATGAGCTCGGATTAGAGTTGAAAAAAGGCGATTGGGTGACCATTCATTTTCGGCGGATTATTGAAAAAATTTCAAAACAAGAGGCAGATAATTTGCTAAAGTTGACAAAGAAAAATCTAACAAATTTTAATAAAAAAAATCAAAAGGCCTGA
- a CDS encoding Ni/Fe hydrogenase subunit alpha has product MISNEFIAKIEGHGNLKIDWRNNKVVLEVAEGERLFEGLLVGRPAEEAYWITPRICGVCPIAHSLASLNALENAARIILPEPLKLLRDLMQCAQMIQSHTLHLFFLALPDYLGIDRGTELKNKNPKAFKNALILKELADNLAFLSAGRNVHPTTPTLGGFNKLPTKKELNKALIDLEKSQEIVEWLPQFCAKLNYPELKVDLELVAIKDNKIYSSKGDIVSVNDYKTAIEEEIKEFSTAKFSKFKKREVMVGALARLYFENNNYPLDFQNPFHNNLAQAIEIKLYHQKAIEIIKKLLEFELRDHLQKSKINWQTNSQGVGALEAPRGGLYHEIHLDEKGIITYVNIITPTVQNLTSIEKTAQALIEQHATKPQKEKEKLLNMLVRAYDPCITCSVH; this is encoded by the coding sequence ATGATTAGTAATGAATTTATTGCTAAAATCGAAGGTCATGGAAATTTAAAGATTGATTGGCGAAATAACAAAGTAGTTTTAGAAGTGGCTGAGGGTGAAAGATTATTTGAAGGATTACTCGTTGGCCGACCAGCTGAAGAAGCTTATTGGATTACCCCGCGCATTTGTGGCGTTTGTCCTATTGCCCATAGTCTTGCCTCACTTAACGCTTTAGAAAATGCCGCAAGAATTATTTTGCCTGAACCATTAAAATTATTAAGAGATTTGATGCAATGCGCTCAAATGATTCAAAGCCACACTCTTCATCTTTTCTTTTTGGCTCTCCCCGATTATTTAGGAATTGACCGCGGCACGGAATTAAAAAACAAAAATCCAAAAGCTTTTAAGAATGCGTTAATTTTAAAAGAATTAGCAGATAATTTAGCTTTTCTTTCTGCTGGACGCAATGTTCATCCAACAACACCAACTTTGGGTGGTTTTAATAAATTGCCCACAAAAAAAGAATTAAATAAAGCTCTAATTGATTTAGAAAAATCTCAGGAAATTGTTGAATGGTTGCCACAATTTTGCGCCAAACTTAATTATCCTGAATTAAAAGTTGATTTGGAGTTGGTAGCAATAAAAGACAATAAAATTTATTCAAGCAAAGGCGATATTGTTTCTGTAAATGATTATAAAACAGCCATTGAAGAAGAAATTAAAGAGTTTTCTACCGCTAAATTTTCCAAATTTAAAAAACGCGAAGTAATGGTAGGCGCTTTGGCTCGTCTTTATTTTGAAAACAATAATTATCCGCTTGATTTTCAAAATCCATTTCATAACAATTTAGCCCAAGCTATTGAAATTAAACTCTATCATCAAAAAGCCATTGAAATTATTAAAAAATTATTAGAGTTTGAATTAAGAGACCATCTTCAAAAGTCAAAAATTAACTGGCAGACAAACTCCCAAGGCGTTGGCGCTCTTGAAGCCCCGCGTGGAGGTTTATATCATGAAATTCATCTTGATGAAAAAGGCATAATTACCTATGTAAACATTATCACTCCCACCGTCCAAAATCTGACATCTATTGAAAAAACAGCTCAAGCTTTAATTGAACAACACGCTACAAAACCACAAAAAGAAAAAGAAAAATTATTAAATATGCTAGTGAGGGCTTATGACCCTTGTATCACCTGCTCGGTTCACTAA
- a CDS encoding NADH:ubiquinone oxidoreductase, which yields MTKKQEKINIGIFDFTDCEGCQVKLISLREKLLKLEEKIDIKAWRLGQEKFESGPYDIAIVEGTPIMPDEVELLKEIRNNTKILIAFGSCAALGGIPAILSENERKYWYEKIYGKNYKPRGIEAQPLSFYVPVDIVINGCPVDEKEILKIFESLLVGKKPYPFDYPVCFDCKKAKNECRILKGVPCLGPITKNGCGAICVSGGSPCYGCFGLRDGANIEALIKILEKIADKKTVALYLSMFHKRNIKYD from the coding sequence ATGACTAAAAAACAAGAAAAAATTAATATTGGCATTTTTGATTTTACTGATTGTGAGGGCTGTCAGGTGAAATTAATCTCGCTACGCGAAAAATTATTAAAATTAGAAGAAAAAATTGATATTAAAGCTTGGCGATTAGGACAAGAAAAATTTGAATCTGGTCCTTATGATATCGCCATTGTTGAAGGAACGCCTATTATGCCCGATGAAGTGGAGTTGCTAAAAGAAATTCGCAATAATACCAAAATTCTTATTGCTTTTGGCTCTTGCGCTGCTTTAGGTGGCATTCCCGCCATTCTTTCGGAGAATGAAAGAAAATATTGGTATGAAAAAATTTATGGGAAAAACTATAAACCGCGGGGAATTGAAGCTCAGCCTTTATCTTTTTATGTGCCAGTTGATATTGTTATTAATGGCTGCCCAGTTGATGAAAAAGAAATTTTGAAAATTTTTGAATCTTTGCTTGTTGGGAAAAAACCTTATCCTTTTGATTATCCTGTTTGTTTTGATTGTAAAAAAGCCAAAAATGAATGCCGTATTCTTAAAGGAGTGCCGTGTTTGGGGCCGATTACCAAAAACGGTTGTGGCGCTATTTGCGTTTCTGGTGGCTCGCCTTGTTATGGTTGTTTTGGATTACGCGATGGCGCTAATATTGAAGCTTTAATCAAAATTTTAGAAAAAATCGCTGATAAAAAAACCGTCGCTTTATATCTCTCAATGTTTCATAAACGAAATATAAAATATGATTAG